One stretch of Akkermansia sp. RCC_12PD DNA includes these proteins:
- a CDS encoding DUF2238 domain-containing protein encodes MKKYPCFLLAVFLLLFLVMGISPASRSVWVAEVIPVVLVAAVLTVWSRTFRFSNWSYTLMFFWLACHTVGAHYTFAEVPFEWFRELVGAHRNPFDRIAHFTVGFYAFPVAEYLVRKQYAGKILAGIFGLFFVMAVAAAYEIIEWQYAVIIGGNDANDFLGSQGDVWDAQKDMFCDTCGAIASLALFYLVRPWKGQGKEEDGGAPSLMDMCGGRKA; translated from the coding sequence ATGAAGAAGTATCCCTGTTTTCTGCTAGCCGTTTTCCTCCTGCTGTTCCTTGTGATGGGCATATCTCCGGCCTCCCGGTCCGTCTGGGTGGCGGAGGTGATTCCCGTGGTTCTCGTGGCAGCGGTTCTGACGGTGTGGTCCCGGACCTTCCGTTTCAGCAACTGGTCCTACACGCTGATGTTTTTCTGGCTGGCGTGCCACACGGTAGGCGCCCATTACACGTTTGCAGAAGTTCCTTTCGAATGGTTCCGGGAACTGGTGGGCGCGCACAGGAACCCTTTTGACCGCATAGCTCACTTCACGGTGGGCTTTTATGCTTTCCCCGTGGCAGAATACCTGGTGCGCAAGCAGTACGCGGGCAAGATTCTGGCGGGGATTTTCGGCCTTTTCTTCGTGATGGCCGTGGCGGCGGCCTATGAAATTATCGAATGGCAGTATGCAGTCATCATCGGAGGGAATGACGCCAACGATTTCCTCGGTTCCCAAGGCGATGTATGGGACGCCCAGAAAGACATGTTCTGCGATACCTGCGGCGCCATTGCGTCCCTTGCGCTTTTTTATCTGGTGCGTCCCTGGAAGGGGCAGGGGAAGGAGGAAGACGGCGGCGCGCCCAGCCTGATGGACATGTGCGGCGGCAGGAAGGCCTGA
- a CDS encoding citrate/2-methylcitrate synthase, with amino-acid sequence MSNDTFSERRTYPKGLKGIIANESALSDVRGEEGRLLYLGYDIDDLVEMCCFEEVVYLLLNKRLPNRDELEGIRNRLRSDRDLPQPVLDFFKTATKSARPMSALRTAVSMLGMYDDRTKDPGQLKEIGLSLIAKVPVMVAYYYRLCQGLDLPPVREDLSESEHFLWLLKGEEPNPDEAHILDVAYILHADHGMNASTFAARVCIATLSDMYSAITAAIGTLKGPLHGGANEGVIEMLKEIGTEDGVDSYIEDKLSRKEKIMGMGHRVYRVLDPRAPHLRRMAIRLSSKIGEPKWIRMSERIAKLVRERKGLNANVDFYSATVYYSIGIPTRLFTAIFSIARCSGWVAQVLEQMEDNTLYRPLTLYTGPKDRIPVPTIDMR; translated from the coding sequence ATGAGCAATGACACTTTTTCTGAACGACGCACATACCCCAAAGGATTAAAAGGCATCATCGCCAACGAATCCGCTTTGAGTGATGTGCGCGGTGAGGAAGGGCGCCTTTTGTATCTGGGGTACGATATTGATGATCTTGTGGAAATGTGCTGTTTTGAGGAAGTCGTTTATCTGCTTCTCAACAAGCGCCTTCCGAACCGGGATGAATTGGAAGGCATCAGGAACCGCCTCCGTTCGGACCGTGATCTCCCCCAGCCCGTTCTGGATTTTTTCAAGACCGCCACCAAGTCCGCCCGTCCCATGTCCGCCCTCCGGACGGCGGTTTCCATGCTGGGCATGTATGACGACCGCACCAAGGACCCCGGCCAGCTGAAGGAGATAGGCCTCAGCCTGATTGCCAAGGTGCCCGTGATGGTGGCGTATTATTACCGCCTGTGCCAGGGGCTGGACCTGCCGCCCGTGCGGGAAGACCTGAGCGAATCCGAACATTTTTTGTGGCTGCTGAAAGGTGAGGAGCCCAATCCGGATGAAGCCCATATTCTGGACGTGGCCTATATCCTGCATGCGGACCACGGCATGAACGCCTCCACCTTTGCCGCCCGTGTGTGCATCGCCACCCTTTCCGACATGTATTCCGCGATTACTGCGGCCATCGGCACCCTGAAAGGGCCGCTGCACGGCGGTGCCAATGAGGGGGTGATTGAGATGCTCAAGGAGATAGGCACGGAAGACGGGGTGGATTCCTATATTGAGGACAAGCTTTCCCGCAAGGAGAAGATCATGGGCATGGGCCACCGCGTGTACCGCGTTCTGGATCCGCGTGCGCCGCATCTGCGCCGCATGGCCATCCGCCTTTCCTCCAAGATAGGAGAACCCAAATGGATCCGCATGTCGGAACGCATCGCCAAACTTGTCCGTGAACGCAAGGGGCTCAATGCGAATGTGGATTTTTATTCCGCTACGGTTTATTACAGCATCGGCATTCCCACCAGGCTGTTTACGGCTATTTTCTCCATTGCCCGTTGTTCCGGGTGGGTGGCCCAGGTGCTGGAACAGATGGAAGACAACACGCTTTACAGGCCCCTGACCCTGTACACGGGGCCGAAGGACCGCATTCCCGTTCCCACGATCGACATGCGGTAG
- the tsaB gene encoding tRNA (adenosine(37)-N6)-threonylcarbamoyltransferase complex dimerization subunit type 1 TsaB has protein sequence MQEALLVLETSCARLSAAAWAGGVLLCRVEWEAERNHTSAIFQAVRKVLDSLEGRRLAEIVVGSGPGSYGGIRVALAVADGLSLVHGSRVAAFSSWNGLGIHAPLACVMSDARRGGWAWARVTAGVLEGSPEVLPGEQTAARVRECLKTGIPVYSTEAAGVLAARSMEGVLPVLPHAEALGSAWMALDVARREELLAAPAEPLYVRAPHITSSKRPAWAVKA, from the coding sequence ATGCAAGAGGCGCTTCTGGTTCTGGAAACTTCCTGTGCACGGCTTTCCGCCGCGGCATGGGCCGGAGGCGTCCTGTTGTGCCGTGTGGAATGGGAAGCGGAGCGCAACCATACCTCAGCCATTTTTCAAGCCGTACGCAAGGTCCTGGATTCCCTGGAAGGCCGCCGTCTGGCGGAAATCGTGGTGGGTTCCGGTCCCGGTTCCTACGGAGGAATCCGCGTGGCGCTGGCTGTGGCGGACGGCTTGTCCCTGGTGCATGGCTCGCGCGTCGCGGCGTTTAGTTCATGGAACGGACTCGGCATTCATGCTCCGCTGGCCTGCGTGATGTCAGACGCCCGGCGTGGAGGCTGGGCATGGGCTCGCGTGACTGCCGGAGTTCTGGAGGGTTCCCCGGAAGTGCTGCCCGGGGAGCAGACCGCAGCCCGGGTGCGGGAATGCCTGAAGACCGGAATCCCCGTGTATTCCACGGAGGCCGCCGGGGTCCTGGCCGCCAGGAGCATGGAGGGCGTCCTGCCCGTTCTTCCGCATGCGGAAGCACTGGGTTCCGCATGGATGGCCCTGGATGTTGCGCGACGGGAGGAGCTTCTGGCGGCGCCGGCGGAACCGCTGTATGTCCGGGCTCCCCATATCACTTCCTCCAAACGCCCCGCCTGGGCCGTGAAGGCGTAA